CGCGAAGATCCTGTGGGGTGTGTACGCTGGTATGACCGCGCTGGAGGCGACGCTGCTGGTCCTCGGCGGGATGAGCGTGTTCGACGCCCTGTGCCACTCGTTCGCCACCATTGCCACCGGCGGGTTCTCCACCCGCAACGCCAGCATCGCCGCGTTCGACAGCGCCTACATCCAGTACGTCATCGCGGCGTTCTGCTACCTGGCGGGCATCAACTTCTTCCTGCACTACCGGATCGTGAAGGGAGACGCGAAGTCGTTGTTCCGCAACGTGGAGTGGCGCTCCTACTCGCTGATCATCGCCATCGCGGTGACGGTGGTGTTTGCAAAAGTGGCCCCGGCCTACCCGAGCATCGAGCGCGCCTTCCGCGACTCCTTCTTCCAGGTCGTCAACATCATGACCACCACGGGGTTCGCCACCGCCGACTACGAGTTGTGGCCGTACCTGTGCCAGTTCGTCCTGCTGGGGCTCATGCTCATCGGGGCGTGCGGGGGTTCCACCGGCGGGGGCATGAAGGTGGTCCGGGTTCACATCCTGTTCAAGTTCGTGATCCGCGAGATGACCCGCCTGCTGCATCCGCACGCGGTGGTCCCGGTGCGGCTGGGGAAGACGGCCATGGACCGCGACCTGGTGGCGAACATCCTGGGCTTCGCCATTCTGTACGGTGCCACCTTCTTTCTGGGCACGCTGGCCATGACCGCCATGGGCAACGACATCGTGACGTCGCTGGGCGCCGTGGGCGCCTGCCTGGGGAACGTGGGCCCCGGCCTGGGCGCGGTGGGACCCACGGACAACTACGCGCACCTGTCGCACGCCGCACGCTGGTTGCTCTCCCTGCTCATGTTGATGGGGAGAATCGAAATCTACACCCTGGTGATCCTCTTCTTCCCCTCGTTCTGGAAGAAGTGACGCCGTCCTCCGTTTGGGCTACGCTGCTGCCATGAGTCCATCCCCGCGCTCGCGTACCTTTCTTCTCGCCCTGGTATCGCTGGTGTTCGCGTTCGCCGCGGTCGAGGTAACGCTGCGCCTGGCGGCGCCGTTTCCCAACCCGTACGGTGACCCCGAGGCGCTGCGGGTCAACCGGTACATCCGCTTCGAGTACCCGCCACACTACGCGGCGGTGACCGAAGCCGAGCCGGGCCTGCCCGGCCTCTCGGGTCGCAACCACTTCACCACCAACAACATGGGTTTTCGGGGCGATGACCTCGTGCGTCCCAGGCCGGCCGGCGAATTCCGGGTGTTCCTGGTGGGGGGCAGCACCTTCGAGTGCTTCTACATCGGCGACCAGCAGGAGATCGGCCGCGTGATCCAGGACGCGCTGCCCGCACTTCCCGACGGACGCACCGCCCGGGTTTACAACGTGGGTTTGTCGGGTGCGGCCAGTGATGACCACATCGCCATGATCAGCCAGCGGCTCATCCACCTGCAGCCCGACCTCATCGTGGTGTTCGCCGGGATCAACGATCTGACCCGCTCCATCTTTGGCTTCGACTACCTGCACTACGTGGATCCGCACGCCGGCGAACGGCCGTGGTACAAGCAGTTCGCCATGAACTTTCAGATCGCCCGCCGCCTTCACCGCCTCAAGACCCGCATGACACCGGACGCACGCACGGTGCAGGAGTCACGCCCGCTTGTTTCCAACTACGCGCGGCGCATCGAACTGCAGCGAAGCGGGACGCCCGCGACGTCGCACCCGCGCACCGACACCGAAAGCTACGCGCGCAACCTGCGCTCCATCGCGGGCATCGCGCGCGCCAACGGGTGCGCGCTGGTGTTCATGACCCAGCCCACCACCTGGAACAGCACCGTGGACCCGGAGGCCCGGGCGCGGTCGTGGATGCGCTACCGCGACGGCGTCACCTACGGCGAGGCGGAGATGGATGCGGCGATGGCGCAGCTGAACGACGTCATGCGCATGGTGGCCACCGAGAGCGCCGTACCGGTGTGCGATCTTGCCGCCACGTTGCCAAAGTCCCTCGAGTTCTTCTACGACGATTGTCATTTCAACCCGGCCGGGGCGTCGCGCGCGGGCGAGTTGCTGGTCCGGGCGATCGCCGGATGTTGCCTCGACACGCCCGTCGCACGCTGAACACCAGCGCGACACGAACCATAATCCCAGCGGTTGCAAATGGTTATTGCGCGAGGCTCGCGCTCCGCCCGTGGCCTCCCGGGCGAAGTATCAAGGTTTCCAACCAGTTAGAACGACCGCCCGGGCCGCCAGTGTGGACAACGCCGCCTCCCTTTCGGGCATGGCCGTGTTAACACCTTGTTACATAATGCGTTACGCGACACGTGGCCGAGGCGGGACTTATTAACAGGAACCCCGCCAGCTGTGGACAACTCACCCGGAATGGGTAGCAAATCGGCCGGCACCAAAAGAAGACGCCCCCGGACGAATCCGGGGGCGTGTTCTGGATCGGTTCTCTCGAACGAGAGCGTCTAGCGGATGTTCGCGGGCTCGGGCTTGCGCTCTTCCTTGCGCGCCGCCCAGTCCTTATTGGCGCTGGTGCTGTCCTGGTGGGACACCGTCGTGCTCGTGCTGCCGGCGGCCGAACCCATCTTGCAGTTGCCCTCGAAGAACACGCCCTCGTCGATCACCAGACGACCGGTCTGGATGTCGCCCTCGACGTGCGAACCGCTCTGCAACTCGATCTTGTTCGCCGCAGCGATGTTGCCGATGAGCTTGCCGCCGATGACCGCGTTCTTCACCTTGATCTCGCCCTTGACCACACCCGTCTTGCCGATGATGAGGGTCTCCGGGCACGAAATGTTGCCTTCGAAGGTCCCGTCGATACGCATCGTTCCCTGGATCTCAATGTCACCCTTGATCTTGCAGCCCTGGCCGAGCATCGAATTCAACGTGGCCTGGCCGGTGGTGATTCCGTCGTCCTTACCAAACATGACTTTCGCCTCCTCGTTCGATTGAGTCGCGCCTTTGAAGCCAGACTTCAGCATAAGAACCGGACCCTTCTTCAGTTGATGCGAGTGATCGGCCGCTAGTTCAGCAGGTACTTCCGCGGATCGACCGGCACACCATTCTCGCGCACTTCAAAATGAAGATGCGGGGCCGTGCTTTTACCGGTACTCCCCACGAAGGCGATCGTCTTGCCGCGCGCCACCCTGTCCCCGACACTTACCAGATTTCGGGTATTGTGTCCATAGACCGAGCGGATCCCGTAGCCATGATCGATCTCCACCTCCCACCCGTAGGTCTCGTCGAATCGACTGATCTCAACGATACCATCGGCCGCCGCATATACCGGTGTGTTTCTCGGGGCAGCAATATCCATACCCGGGTGATATTGTTGACTCTTCTCCCCGCCCGTTACGAAGAATTCCCTTGTCACATAGCCTTTTAGCGGCCACATCGACGGCATTGCCTCCAGCATGAGGCGCTGCTCCTCGGGCCCCACCCCCCCATCTTCTTCCACCTTCTTGATGGATGGACTCTTGGCAGTCGGTGAAAGGCTGGCCACGAGCAGGCTGTCCTCCGGCGAGAGGGGGATCCCCAGCATCCCTTTGACCTGGAGCCGGAAGACCTGGAGGTTCTCCAGCTCGGACCGCAGCGAGTCGACCTGGGCGAGCTGGAACTTGAGGCGGTCGTTTTCCCGGCTCACGTTTACCGAGCGCTGGGCCAGCCCGGCCAGACGTCCGTATGTGATGACGAAGGCGGCCATCGACACCCCGGCCAGACCGAGGAGCGCCAGAAAGACGACGACCAGCCGGTAGGAAACGCGGAAGCTCCACGTCGTCCGGTTGTCGTGGGGAACGATGATGACCGAGAACTGTTTCGACATCCGTGGTCAGCGGGGGAGCGGCACGCTCATGAGTGCCGCGAGCCGCTCAAAGTCGTCATAGGAATAGAACTCGATGGTGACGTGCCCCTTGCCGCCGCGCTTCTCGTTGATAGACACCCGGGTACCCAGGTGTTGCGCGAACGCCTTCTCGAGATCGGCGATGTAGGCCGGCTTCTCCCGGGCGGGTCTGCCCCCGCTGCTCTTCTTCTCACGGACCAGCCCGACCGCCACCT
The sequence above is drawn from the Candidatus Krumholzibacteriia bacterium genome and encodes:
- a CDS encoding SGNH/GDSL hydrolase family protein; this translates as MSPSPRSRTFLLALVSLVFAFAAVEVTLRLAAPFPNPYGDPEALRVNRYIRFEYPPHYAAVTEAEPGLPGLSGRNHFTTNNMGFRGDDLVRPRPAGEFRVFLVGGSTFECFYIGDQQEIGRVIQDALPALPDGRTARVYNVGLSGAASDDHIAMISQRLIHLQPDLIVVFAGINDLTRSIFGFDYLHYVDPHAGERPWYKQFAMNFQIARRLHRLKTRMTPDARTVQESRPLVSNYARRIELQRSGTPATSHPRTDTESYARNLRSIAGIARANGCALVFMTQPTTWNSTVDPEARARSWMRYRDGVTYGEAEMDAAMAQLNDVMRMVATESAVPVCDLAATLPKSLEFFYDDCHFNPAGASRAGELLVRAIAGCCLDTPVAR
- a CDS encoding polymer-forming cytoskeletal protein, which translates into the protein MFGKDDGITTGQATLNSMLGQGCKIKGDIEIQGTMRIDGTFEGNISCPETLIIGKTGVVKGEIKVKNAVIGGKLIGNIAAANKIELQSGSHVEGDIQTGRLVIDEGVFFEGNCKMGSAAGSTSTTVSHQDSTSANKDWAARKEERKPEPANIR
- a CDS encoding TrkH family potassium uptake protein, with protein sequence MRPSRILHLLGALLMFIGVAMLAPIPFSLYYHSGDHFAFAGAAGGALLLGFLLRRLTHFEGELRHREAFVIVALTWISFSCVGSLPYMITGAIPSFTNAFFETASGFTTTGASILTDIEALPRGVLLWRALTQWIGGMGIIVMSLAILPFLGVGGMQLYKAELMSAADRLTPRVTQTAKILWGVYAGMTALEATLLVLGGMSVFDALCHSFATIATGGFSTRNASIAAFDSAYIQYVIAAFCYLAGINFFLHYRIVKGDAKSLFRNVEWRSYSLIIAIAVTVVFAKVAPAYPSIERAFRDSFFQVVNIMTTTGFATADYELWPYLCQFVLLGLMLIGACGGSTGGGMKVVRVHILFKFVIREMTRLLHPHAVVPVRLGKTAMDRDLVANILGFAILYGATFFLGTLAMTAMGNDIVTSLGAVGACLGNVGPGLGAVGPTDNYAHLSHAARWLLSLLMLMGRIEIYTLVILFFPSFWKK
- a CDS encoding M23 family metallopeptidase, which codes for MSKQFSVIIVPHDNRTTWSFRVSYRLVVVFLALLGLAGVSMAAFVITYGRLAGLAQRSVNVSRENDRLKFQLAQVDSLRSELENLQVFRLQVKGMLGIPLSPEDSLLVASLSPTAKSPSIKKVEEDGGVGPEEQRLMLEAMPSMWPLKGYVTREFFVTGGEKSQQYHPGMDIAAPRNTPVYAAADGIVEISRFDETYGWEVEIDHGYGIRSVYGHNTRNLVSVGDRVARGKTIAFVGSTGKSTAPHLHFEVRENGVPVDPRKYLLN